TCGATTTATAAATACCTTACCTGGTGCAATGACATTTGATACAGCATTTTCATTTGCTTTAATAAGGGGAGGACATCTTGATTATACAGTATTAGGAGGTCTTCAAGTAGATGAAGAAGGGCATTTGGCAAATTGGATGGTTCCAGGAAAATTAATACCTGGAATGGGTGGAGCAATGGACTTAGTTACAGGAGCAAAAAAGGTTATTATAGCCATGACACATACTACTAAAGGTAAACCAAAAATAGTAAAAAAATGTAATTTGCCATTAACTTCATCGAGAAGAGTAGATTTAATAGTTACAGAATATGCTGTAATAGAACCAACAGATGAAGGATTAGTATTAAAAGAAATTGCTCCAGATATTAAAATAGATGAATTAAAAACAATAACAGAAGCAGAATTAATTATTCCAGAAGATTTAAAAATTATGGAATTATAGGGGGAATGTTTATGAGTGAAAAAGTAATGATAAGAGTAAGAATGAGTTTACACGATGCACATTATGGCGGTAATTTAGTTGATGGCGCAAAAATACTTCAATTATTTGGCGATGTTGCAACTGAATTATTAATCAGACATGATGGAGATGAAGGGTTATTTAAAGCATATGATAATATTGAATTTATAGCTCCAGTATATGCAGGAGATTATATAGAAGCGACAGGTGAAATAGTAAAAGTAGGTAATACATCAAGAAAAATGGTATTTGAAGCAAGAAAAGTTATAGTTCCAAGACCAGATATTTCTGATTCAGCTGCAGATTATCTTGAAGAGCCTATAGTTGTATGTAGAGCAAGTGGAACATGTGTTGTTCCAAAAGATAAGCAAAGGAAGGGGAAATAATGGAAAAGTTAATTATAACAGTTGCATTAACAGGTGCTGAAGTAACAAAAAAGCAACAACCAAACTTACCTGTAACTCCTGATGAGATAGCAGAAGCTGCATATGAATGTTATCTTGCAGGAGCTTCTATAGCTCATGTTCATGCAAGAGATAAAGAAGGAAATCCAACTCAATCATATGAAGTATATAAAGAAATAAAGGAAAAAATAGAAGAAAAATGCAATATAATATTTCAGCCATCAACGGGTGGAGCAGTATATCATACATTTGAACAAAGAAAACAGCCATTAGAATTAAATCCGGAAATGGCAACATTATCTGCAGGAACAACAAATTTCGGAAGAGATATATTTGTTAATTCCGAAGAATATATGGAAAAATTTGCAAAAGAAATGAAAGAAAGAGGAATAAAGCCAGAAATAGAAGTGTTTGAAAGAGGGCATATTGCAAATGCATTAAGATTAGTAAAAAAGGGATTATTAAATACACCTATTCATTTTGATTTCGTAATGGGTGTTCCTGGAGCAATTCCAGGTGAAATAGATGATTTAGTTTATTTAGTAAATCATATACCTCAGGGAAGCACATGGACAGTTGCTGGTATAGGAAGATATGAACTTCCATTAGCTGTACATGCAATATTAATGGGAGGACATGTAAGAGTAGGATTTGAAGACAATATATATTATAAAAAAGGTGAATTAGCAAAATCAAATGCACAATTAGTTGAAAGAATAGTAAGGATAGCAAAAGAATTAGGAAGAGAAATAGCGACACCAGATGAAGCAAGAAAAATATTAAATATAAAAAAATAACGGAGGGATAAAATGAAAAAAGGATGTCCATTTGGAACACATAGAGTAATAGAACCAAAAGGATTATTACCTCAAGCAGCAAAAAAAATTGATAACACAATGGAGATTTATTCAAATGAAATATTAATAGATGTAATTACATTAAATATAGACTCTGCAAGTTTTACTCAGATAAAAGAAGCATGCAATAAAGATACAAGGAAAATGGAAGAAATGATTCTTGATATAGTTAATGAAAGAGGAAAAATGCAAAATCCAGTAACAGGTTCTGGCGGAATGTTAATAGGGACTGTAAAAGAGATAGGACCAGATTTTCCAGATAAATCATTAAAAATTGGAGATAAAATAGCAACATTGGTATCTTTATCTCTTACACCTTTAAAAATTGAAAAGATAAAAAAGATAAATATTGAAAATGATCAGGTAGATATAGATGGAAAAGCTATATTATTTGAAACAGGAATTTATGCAAAATTACCCGATGATATTCCTGAAAAATTGGCTTTAGCAGCACTTGATGTAGCAGGAGCGCCAGCTCAAGTAGCTAAATTAGTAAAAAAAGGAGATACAGTCTGCATCATTGGTGGTGGCGGGAAATCAGGAATATTATGCTCATATCAAGCTATGAAAAATGCAGGAGATACAGGAAAAGTAATAGTTGTAGAGTATTCTGAAGAAAATGCTAAAAGGATTAAAGATATGAATTTAGCCCATGAAGTAATAATAGCAGATGCAACAAAACCTGTGGAAATATATGAAAAAGTATTAAAAGTAACAGATGGAAAATATTGTGACGTAACAATAAATAATGTAAATGTTCCAGATACAGAAATGTCTTCTATATTAATAACAAAAGATGAAGGGGTTGTATATTTCTTCTCAATGGCAACATCATTTACAAAAGCTGCGTTGGGTGCTGAAGGCGTTGGGAAAGATATAACAATGATTATAGGTAATGGTTATACAAAAGGCCATGCTGATTTAACACTTCAAATATTAAGAGATTCAAAAGAAATAAAAGAGTTATTTGAAAAATTATATATATAAATTGGAGGGAATTACTAATGACAAAAAGAAGACATTATAAAGAGATACCATTATGGAAAAATGTCACAGAAGAAGAATGGAATGATTGGCATTGGCAATTAAAAAATAGAATTACAGATGTAGAAACATTAAAACAGGTAATAAATCTAACACCTGAAGAAGAAGAAGGTGTTAGAAATGCGTTAAAAACTTTAAGAATGGCAATTACACCATATTATGCATCATTGATGGATCCAGATAATCCAAAATGTCCTATAAGAAGACAAGCAGTCCCAACATCCAAAGAA
This genomic interval from Marinitoga hydrogenitolerans DSM 16785 contains the following:
- the kdd gene encoding L-erythro-3,5-diaminohexanoate dehydrogenase gives rise to the protein MKKGCPFGTHRVIEPKGLLPQAAKKIDNTMEIYSNEILIDVITLNIDSASFTQIKEACNKDTRKMEEMILDIVNERGKMQNPVTGSGGMLIGTVKEIGPDFPDKSLKIGDKIATLVSLSLTPLKIEKIKKINIENDQVDIDGKAILFETGIYAKLPDDIPEKLALAALDVAGAPAQVAKLVKKGDTVCIIGGGGKSGILCSYQAMKNAGDTGKVIVVEYSEENAKRIKDMNLAHEVIIADATKPVEIYEKVLKVTDGKYCDVTINNVNVPDTEMSSILITKDEGVVYFFSMATSFTKAALGAEGVGKDITMIIGNGYTKGHADLTLQILRDSKEIKELFEKLYI
- the kal gene encoding 3-aminobutyryl-CoA ammonia lyase, whose product is MSEKVMIRVRMSLHDAHYGGNLVDGAKILQLFGDVATELLIRHDGDEGLFKAYDNIEFIAPVYAGDYIEATGEIVKVGNTSRKMVFEARKVIVPRPDISDSAADYLEEPIVVCRASGTCVVPKDKQRKGK
- the kce gene encoding 3-keto-5-aminohexanoate cleavage enzyme, with the translated sequence MEKLIITVALTGAEVTKKQQPNLPVTPDEIAEAAYECYLAGASIAHVHARDKEGNPTQSYEVYKEIKEKIEEKCNIIFQPSTGGAVYHTFEQRKQPLELNPEMATLSAGTTNFGRDIFVNSEEYMEKFAKEMKERGIKPEIEVFERGHIANALRLVKKGLLNTPIHFDFVMGVPGAIPGEIDDLVYLVNHIPQGSTWTVAGIGRYELPLAVHAILMGGHVRVGFEDNIYYKKGELAKSNAQLVERIVRIAKELGREIATPDEARKILNIKK
- a CDS encoding 3-oxoacid CoA-transferase subunit B, translating into MNLKERIAKRVAKEFKPGNIVNLGIGLPTLVANYVPKEMNIFFHGENGVLGIGSEVSEEYANLNLTNAGGRFINTLPGAMTFDTAFSFALIRGGHLDYTVLGGLQVDEEGHLANWMVPGKLIPGMGGAMDLVTGAKKVIIAMTHTTKGKPKIVKKCNLPLTSSRRVDLIVTEYAVIEPTDEGLVLKEIAPDIKIDELKTITEAELIIPEDLKIMEL